In the genome of Treponema pedis, one region contains:
- a CDS encoding formate/nitrite transporter family protein, protein MSEKLYYDPAEILEVTVQKGIAKVNTPIWKQFILGILAGVFIAFASEGSNMAAFGFFAKPETYGLGKFIAGLIFPVGLMLVVIAGGELFTGNNLIMAAVLDKKVKISAMFKNWITVYAGNFIGSILIAFLIVKSGQLHGGDNLLGGITVKIAYGKISLSFIQALFLGIMCNWLVCLAVWLCYGAKDMTGKFLAVFFPIWLFITSGFEHSIANMYYIPAGILAKTIPEYANSSKIPLNALENLNWTDFFTKNLIPVTLGNIIGGAFFVACIYWLCYRKRNNN, encoded by the coding sequence ATGTCTGAAAAACTTTATTATGACCCTGCCGAAATATTGGAAGTAACCGTTCAAAAAGGAATTGCCAAGGTAAATACTCCTATATGGAAACAATTTATACTCGGAATTTTAGCGGGAGTTTTTATAGCATTTGCCTCTGAAGGTTCAAATATGGCGGCCTTCGGATTTTTTGCAAAACCGGAAACTTACGGTTTAGGTAAATTTATTGCCGGACTGATTTTTCCCGTAGGATTAATGCTTGTAGTAATTGCAGGAGGAGAACTTTTTACCGGAAACAATTTAATTATGGCAGCGGTACTTGATAAAAAAGTTAAAATATCCGCCATGTTTAAAAATTGGATTACGGTTTATGCAGGAAATTTTATAGGTTCAATTTTAATTGCATTTTTAATTGTCAAAAGCGGTCAACTTCACGGCGGAGATAACCTTTTAGGAGGAATAACAGTAAAAATCGCTTACGGTAAAATTTCGCTTTCATTTATTCAAGCCCTGTTTTTAGGAATTATGTGTAATTGGCTGGTATGCCTTGCAGTTTGGCTTTGTTACGGTGCAAAGGATATGACGGGAAAATTTTTAGCCGTTTTTTTCCCTATATGGCTATTTATAACTTCAGGATTCGAACACAGTATAGCAAATATGTATTATATTCCTGCCGGTATTCTTGCAAAAACAATTCCGGAATATGCAAATTCTTCCAAAATTCCTTTGAATGCTTTGGAAAACCTGAATTGGACAGATTTTTTTACAAAAAATCTTATTCCCGTTACCTTAGGAAACATAATAGGAGGAGCTTTTTTCGTTGCCTGTATTTATTGGCTTTGTTATCGAAAAAGAAATAATAATTAA
- the dnaN gene encoding DNA polymerase III subunit beta has protein sequence MKISFDRDTLLKEISIAQEIIATKTALTILSNVLLAAKDGSLTIKATDIKVTFETKIPVNVTEEGSTTVFCDKFMNIISALPSGEVELEQKDQKMTIKSSVKKAKFQLKTISENDFPAFTEPNDIKFFSIPSKNFKEMIHQTVFSVSDDETRYFMNGVYIENKEDNLIFVATDGRRLAFIEKNFGIPLPEFKGIIVPPKILNIINKRSTDEGNIEIAIGEKNIFFNFNSYKFSSVLIDGQFPNYNKVIPEKQDFSFEVDRIELIEALKRVSLLVELKTRRVFLNITPGSLIISSKENEIGNAREEIPCKYDGNEVMFALNCIYLEDPLKAITDERVKIEFTESMKPVTLKPEPKKDFFHIIMPMQTE, from the coding sequence ATGAAAATAAGTTTTGACAGAGATACCTTACTTAAAGAAATCTCTATCGCACAAGAAATTATCGCAACAAAAACAGCCTTAACTATTCTTTCCAACGTCTTATTAGCGGCAAAAGACGGAAGCCTTACAATCAAAGCTACCGATATAAAAGTAACATTTGAAACAAAAATACCGGTTAACGTAACGGAAGAAGGCTCTACAACAGTATTTTGCGATAAATTTATGAATATTATTTCAGCTCTGCCTTCAGGAGAAGTCGAACTTGAACAAAAAGACCAAAAAATGACAATTAAATCCTCCGTGAAAAAAGCAAAATTCCAACTTAAAACAATTTCGGAAAATGACTTTCCTGCATTTACCGAGCCTAATGATATAAAATTTTTCAGTATTCCTTCAAAAAATTTCAAAGAAATGATCCATCAAACCGTATTTTCCGTATCGGACGATGAAACACGTTATTTTATGAACGGTGTATATATAGAAAATAAAGAAGATAATCTCATATTCGTTGCAACCGACGGAAGAAGACTTGCCTTTATTGAAAAGAATTTCGGAATACCGTTACCCGAATTCAAAGGTATAATAGTACCTCCTAAAATTTTAAACATTATAAATAAACGTTCTACGGACGAAGGAAATATAGAAATTGCAATAGGAGAAAAAAATATTTTCTTTAATTTTAATTCTTATAAGTTTTCTTCCGTACTTATAGACGGTCAATTTCCGAATTACAACAAAGTTATTCCGGAAAAACAGGATTTTTCTTTTGAAGTAGACAGAATTGAACTTATAGAAGCTCTGAAAAGAGTATCTCTTTTAGTAGAATTAAAAACAAGAAGAGTCTTTTTAAATATAACTCCTGGTTCTCTAATTATTTCTTCAAAAGAAAATGAAATAGGAAATGCCAGAGAAGAAATTCCGTGCAAATATGACGGTAACGAAGTAATGTTTGCCCTAAACTGCATTTATCTTGAAGACCCTTTAAAGGCTATAACCGATGAAAGAGTTAAAATAGAATTTACGGAATCAATGAAACCCGTAACTTTAAAACCGGAACCTAAAAAAGACTTTTTTCATATTATTATGCCTATGCAAACGGAGTAA